A window of the Nycticebus coucang isolate mNycCou1 chromosome 3, mNycCou1.pri, whole genome shotgun sequence genome harbors these coding sequences:
- the ZNF32 gene encoding zinc finger protein 32 gives MEESYEEVVTKVITAEVDMFGFPTATLLDCHGRYTQNVAFFNMMTEAHHKYDHSEATGSSSWDTQNSFRREKLEQKSPDSKIPQKDSPGTRQKVYECQECGKSFRQKGSLTLHERIHTGQKPFECTHCGKSFRAKGNLVTHQRIHTGEKPYQCKECGKSFSQRGSLAVHERLHTGQKPYECGICHRSFRNQSNLAVHRRVHSGEKPYRCDQCGKAFSQKGSLIVHIRVHTGLKPYACTQCKKSFHTRGNCILHCKIHTGETPYPCGQCGKSFTQRGSLAVHQRSCSQRLTL, from the exons ATGGAAGAATCATATGAAGAGGTGGTGACTAAGGTCATAACAGCAGAAGTGGACATGTTTGGATTCCCAACAGCTACCCTGCTGGACTGTCATGGAAGATATACCCAGAATGTAGCATTCTTCA ATATGATGACTGAAGCTCACCACAAATATGATCACTCTGAGGCCACAGGATCCTCAAGCTGGGATACCCAGAATTCTTTCAGAAGAGAGAAGCTGGAACAAAAATCCCCAGATTCTAAGATACCACAGAAAGATTCACCTGGAACGAGACAGAAGGTCTATGAATGCCAAGAGTGTGGAAAATCCTTCCGGCAAAAAGGTAGTCTAACATTACATGAGAGAATCCACACTGGTCAAAAACCTTTTGAGTGTACCCACTGTGGGAAAAGCTTTAGAGCCAAAGGCAATCTTGTTACTCATCAGCGAATACACACAGGAGAAAAGCCCTATCAGTGCAAGGAGTGTGGGAAAAGCTTCAGTCAGCGAGGTAGTCTGGCTGTCCATGAGAGACTCCACACTGGACAGAAACCCTATGAGTGTGGTATTTGTCATAGAAGCTTTAGGAATCAAAGTAACCTTGCTGTTCACAGAAGAGTTCACAGTGGTGAGAAGCCCTATAGATGTGATcagtgtggaaaagccttcagtcAGAAAGGAAGTTTAATTGTTCACATCAGAGTCCACACAGGCCTGAAGCCCTATGCCTGTACCCAATGCAAGAAGAGTTTTCACACACGGGGGAATTGTATTCTGCATTGCAAAATCCACACAGGAGAGACACCCTATCCATGTGGCCAATGTGGGAAAAGCTTCACTCAGAGAGGAAGTCTAGCTGTGCACCAGCGAAGCTGCTCACAAAGGCTCACTCTTTGA